A genomic window from Caballeronia sp. SBC1 includes:
- a CDS encoding DNA alkylation repair protein — MSDTENTALKEIFNERRFRDMALDVKAVYPPFDTRSFLKISLAGLDELTLMQRLRRMTQALHATLPADYRQALEVLRALAMRIEKGFSTLVLPDYVGQYGLDDFDVSMEALKFFTAFGSSEFAVREFLRKDLTRALAIMKVWSRDDSDAVRRLASEGSRPRLPWSFRLDAILADPSLAAPILENLRSDASLYVRKSVANHLNDVTRSHPDWVLDRLATWPIENAHTAWIAKRALRSLIKAGNGRALAVIGAGGVPDVKISKFAVTPRQIAIGERVTLSFDLASKSPESQRLVIDYKMHYVKKSGVTAAKVFKLKELTLDGGQKVAIERTQNIKDFTTRIHYAGRHDVEILVNGVCLAKGYFDLSC; from the coding sequence ATGTCGGACACCGAAAACACCGCACTGAAAGAGATTTTCAACGAGCGCCGATTCCGCGATATGGCGCTCGACGTCAAAGCGGTTTATCCCCCCTTCGACACACGGAGTTTCCTCAAGATCTCGCTAGCCGGGCTCGACGAGCTGACGCTGATGCAGCGCCTGCGCCGCATGACGCAGGCGCTGCATGCAACCCTTCCCGCGGACTACCGCCAGGCGCTCGAGGTTCTTCGTGCGCTGGCAATGCGCATCGAAAAGGGATTTTCCACGCTGGTCCTTCCCGACTACGTTGGACAATACGGGCTGGACGACTTCGATGTATCGATGGAAGCGCTCAAGTTCTTCACGGCCTTCGGCTCGTCCGAGTTCGCGGTGCGCGAATTCCTGCGCAAGGATCTGACGCGAGCGCTTGCCATCATGAAAGTATGGTCACGCGATGACAGCGACGCCGTGCGGCGCCTCGCGAGCGAAGGCAGCCGTCCGCGCCTGCCATGGTCTTTCCGGCTCGACGCAATCCTGGCTGATCCTTCGCTGGCGGCACCCATTCTGGAGAACCTTCGCTCGGACGCGAGCCTCTATGTTCGCAAGTCGGTCGCCAATCATCTGAACGATGTGACCAGATCGCATCCTGATTGGGTGCTGGACCGGCTGGCGACGTGGCCAATCGAAAACGCTCACACCGCCTGGATCGCAAAGCGCGCCCTGCGCTCGTTGATCAAGGCCGGTAACGGGCGCGCATTGGCTGTGATCGGCGCGGGTGGCGTGCCCGACGTGAAGATCAGCAAGTTCGCCGTGACACCTCGCCAGATTGCAATAGGCGAGCGTGTGACCTTGTCATTCGATCTTGCGTCCAAGTCTCCGGAAAGTCAGCGGCTTGTGATCGACTACAAAATGCATTACGTGAAGAAGTCGGGTGTGACGGCCGCGAAAGTATTCAAGCTCAAGGAGTTGACACTCGACGGCGGCCAAAAGGTAGCAATAGAACGCACGCAGAACATCAAGGACTTCACCACGCGAATACATTATGCCGGGCGGCACGATGTCGAAATCCTGGTGAACGGGGTATGCCTCGCCAAGGGGTATTTCGATCTGAGTTGCTAA
- a CDS encoding LysR family transcriptional regulator, which produces MRFDLIDLRLFLFILETGSITHGAAQANMSLPSASARLRGMEEALGLPLLERGRRGVESTPAGDTLAHHARLVLGQIERMQGELGEHSEARRTRVRVWANTAAVTEFLPRPLGGFLRHNPGVHIDLKERQSTETIKAVLNGAAEIGIVSDALEHGMLQTFLFAVDKLVLIVARDHALSGRRRVALRDVVEEEFIGLSAGSALQEYLGEQALFAGQQFYFRARVRTFENICCMVEQGAGVGIVPATAAKRYRGTPGVHTVELTDRWATRQLLICVRNMEALQRPERALVEALVAASAA; this is translated from the coding sequence ATGCGCTTCGATCTGATAGACCTGCGCCTTTTCCTGTTCATCCTCGAAACCGGCAGCATCACGCACGGCGCGGCTCAGGCCAACATGTCCCTGCCGTCCGCCAGTGCCCGTTTGCGCGGCATGGAGGAGGCGCTCGGGCTGCCGCTGTTGGAGCGAGGCCGTCGTGGCGTCGAATCCACGCCGGCAGGGGACACATTGGCGCACCACGCGCGTCTGGTACTCGGCCAGATCGAACGGATGCAGGGTGAACTGGGGGAGCACTCGGAGGCTCGCAGAACGCGTGTTCGGGTATGGGCGAATACCGCGGCCGTCACGGAATTCCTGCCCCGTCCTCTTGGCGGATTTCTTCGGCATAACCCCGGCGTGCACATCGATTTGAAGGAGCGGCAGAGTACCGAGACCATCAAGGCGGTCCTTAACGGTGCTGCGGAGATAGGCATTGTTTCCGACGCGCTCGAGCACGGGATGTTGCAGACGTTTCTGTTCGCCGTCGACAAGCTCGTTTTGATCGTCGCGCGCGATCATGCGCTCAGCGGGCGTCGTCGGGTCGCGCTCAGGGACGTGGTTGAGGAAGAGTTCATCGGGTTGAGCGCCGGCAGTGCACTGCAAGAGTATCTGGGCGAACAGGCGTTATTTGCCGGGCAGCAGTTCTATTTTCGCGCGCGGGTGCGGACCTTCGAAAACATATGCTGCATGGTCGAGCAAGGGGCCGGTGTGGGAATCGTCCCGGCAACCGCCGCGAAGCGGTACCGAGGGACCCCGGGCGTGCACACGGTGGAGTTGACCGACCGCTGGGCCACGCGCCAGCTCCTGATCTGCGTTCGCAATATGGAGGCGTTGCAACGACCGGAGCGCGCGCTGGTTGAGGCGCTTGTTGCGGCCTCTGCTGCATGA
- a CDS encoding methyl-accepting chemotaxis protein, with product MLKKASVSTGLLVVLIVFCLFQVVTEGLGFWSLTATHDDVRNLSNIALKQVNEVNETTQRLMDARINLSRAGTRMARGGTEPVDIVQHAREQLALADKSFTAFVNAPKTGDENRARTAALQEKFQAYHGALSELTQYLDANNLQAFLDQPTQGFQDRYLAEQQNFARFGDTASQSYLDSIDARLGLFRGVGLAMFVALVAGVVFVHVALRRGVVAPLEEAGRHFERIAEGKLDEHIADRGTNEIGRLFAGLASMQASVAHTVKTVRESSDSINLGADEIATGNADLSARTENQAASLEETASSMEELTATVRQNAEHARDANSLAGDALTATSRGTGVVDQVVEKMTSIARSSDKIAEIISVIDGIAFQTNILALNAAVEAARAGEQGRGFAVVASEVRGLAQRSAQSAKEIKELIGESVLQVNDGSALAGRAGQAMREVSTSISRLTQMMAEISASSLEQSTGIEQVNQAVVQMDEMTQQNAALVEQAASAAASLHEQTRHLKAAVSVFKIPDEGRVTRY from the coding sequence ATGCTTAAAAAAGCGAGTGTTTCTACCGGCCTGCTGGTCGTTCTGATCGTGTTCTGTCTTTTTCAGGTTGTCACGGAAGGTCTTGGTTTCTGGTCGCTGACCGCTACTCACGACGATGTCCGTAACCTCTCGAACATCGCGCTCAAGCAAGTCAACGAGGTCAATGAAACCACCCAGCGACTGATGGACGCACGGATCAACCTGTCGCGTGCCGGTACCCGCATGGCGCGTGGCGGCACGGAACCTGTCGACATTGTCCAGCACGCGCGCGAGCAGTTGGCGCTAGCGGACAAGTCGTTCACCGCCTTCGTCAATGCACCCAAAACCGGCGATGAAAACAGGGCGCGCACGGCCGCATTGCAGGAAAAATTCCAGGCGTATCACGGCGCGCTCAGTGAACTGACCCAGTACCTCGACGCCAATAATCTGCAAGCGTTCCTTGATCAGCCGACCCAAGGGTTCCAGGACCGCTACCTCGCCGAGCAACAAAACTTCGCCCGGTTTGGCGACACCGCGAGCCAGTCGTATCTGGATTCCATCGATGCCAGGCTTGGCCTTTTCCGCGGCGTTGGTCTGGCGATGTTCGTGGCGCTCGTTGCGGGTGTCGTGTTCGTACACGTCGCGTTGCGCCGCGGCGTGGTCGCCCCGCTCGAGGAAGCTGGCCGTCACTTCGAACGGATTGCCGAGGGCAAGCTCGACGAGCATATTGCCGATCGCGGCACCAACGAAATTGGCCGCTTGTTCGCCGGTCTCGCGTCGATGCAGGCGAGCGTCGCGCACACGGTGAAGACGGTGCGCGAGTCGTCGGACTCGATCAATCTCGGCGCCGATGAAATCGCCACCGGCAACGCGGATCTGTCGGCTCGCACGGAGAATCAGGCTGCATCGCTGGAAGAGACTGCATCGAGCATGGAGGAGTTGACCGCGACGGTGCGCCAGAACGCCGAGCATGCGCGCGACGCGAACAGCCTTGCAGGCGACGCGCTGACGGCAACATCACGAGGCACGGGCGTGGTCGATCAGGTGGTCGAGAAGATGACCAGCATCGCCAGGAGTTCGGACAAGATCGCGGAGATCATCTCGGTGATTGACGGCATCGCGTTCCAGACCAACATTCTTGCGTTGAATGCGGCTGTCGAGGCGGCGCGTGCGGGTGAACAGGGCCGCGGATTCGCAGTCGTGGCGAGCGAGGTGCGCGGACTTGCACAACGCAGCGCACAATCGGCCAAGGAGATCAAGGAACTGATCGGTGAATCGGTCTTGCAGGTGAACGATGGTTCGGCGCTGGCGGGACGTGCAGGTCAGGCAATGCGCGAGGTATCGACGTCAATCTCGCGCCTCACGCAGATGATGGCCGAGATCAGCGCTTCGTCGCTGGAGCAAAGCACGGGCATTGAGCAGGTCAATCAGGCCGTCGTGCAGATGGATGAAATGACGCAACAGAATGCGGCGCTGGTGGAGCAGGCGGCGTCGGCGGCTGCGTCGCTGCATGAGCAGACGCGTCACCTGAAGGCTGCGGTATCCGTGTTCAAGATCCCGGACGAGGGAAGGGTAACGCGGTACTAA
- a CDS encoding nuclear transport factor 2 family protein, whose translation MNGSELSDVEFPVQKQLEAYNARDIEDFMQWWAHDCEYYEFPSRLLASGANEIRERHVARFSEANLSGKLVKRISVGNMVVDQEVVTRTFPDGPGEIDVVAIYEVENGKIAKAWFKMGAPRLHTAETR comes from the coding sequence ATGAATGGAAGCGAGTTGAGCGACGTCGAATTCCCCGTGCAAAAACAACTCGAGGCTTATAACGCCCGGGATATAGAAGACTTCATGCAATGGTGGGCCCACGACTGTGAGTACTATGAGTTTCCATCGCGTTTACTTGCTAGCGGCGCAAACGAGATCCGCGAACGGCACGTCGCGCGGTTTAGCGAAGCCAATCTTTCCGGCAAGCTCGTTAAGCGGATATCAGTTGGCAACATGGTGGTGGACCAGGAAGTCGTCACTCGCACCTTTCCGGACGGCCCCGGTGAGATCGATGTCGTCGCTATTTACGAAGTCGAGAATGGGAAAATAGCGAAGGCATGGTTCAAGATGGGCGCGCCAAGATTGCATACCGCCGAGACGCGATGA
- a CDS encoding response regulator, whose translation MSHEIRTPMNAVLGMLHLVQLSNLNLRQRDYVSKAQTAAKSLLGLLNDILDYSKIDAGKLQLDVHPFELEPLMQDLGVVLSGNQGDKNVEVLFDLDSALPNSLIGDSLRLQQVLINLAGNALKFTLTGQVIVSVELLQRVDATVRVRIAVTDSGIGISGEQTGRIFEGFNQAETSTTRRFGGSGLGLVICKRLVGLMGGDLQVESEVGVGSRFWFDITLGVDGASTPVTAPVIDRPLRLLVADDNQMAGELLVRTVAALGWQADFVCGGIDAVKKISESVRAGQPYDVVLMDWRMPDLDGLNAAKLIRGAKDGVPLPVVVMVTAYGREVLAEARDSGEAPFVGFLTKPITPRQLSDVVLRALSAVGTRPPELQELASRPAARLAGLNLLVVEDNALNRQVAEGVLRAEGAQVQLAEGGIEGVRRATTAGIPFDAVLMDIQMPDIDGFEATRRIRANPRCATLPIIAMTANASNADRQACLHAGMNDHVGKPIDVELLVSVLHAQIDGRKSPLAFAPYQAPSGVEVITEPLVETKASIVARFGGNIALINSVLDNFGSQTEKQLMLLSQQIAHGEPLGAASVLHAIKGTAGTVGARALSARAGQLEYDLRHADASATNVVITDEGVADLRDLLRDSVTALAHEFEDDTIEAPFIDLVLPLAEWKLRLNEIVAFLESSNLQAVALAEALVAHTGSEQRDQFDQFLMQVRELDFAVAALSARDMLERS comes from the coding sequence ATGAGCCATGAGATCCGCACCCCCATGAACGCAGTGCTGGGCATGCTGCATCTCGTGCAACTCAGCAACCTCAATCTGCGTCAGCGCGACTACGTCAGCAAGGCGCAGACAGCGGCGAAGTCGTTGCTTGGCCTGCTTAACGACATTCTCGACTACTCGAAGATCGACGCGGGCAAGCTGCAGCTCGATGTGCATCCGTTCGAGCTGGAACCCTTGATGCAGGATCTGGGCGTTGTCCTCTCCGGCAATCAGGGCGACAAAAACGTCGAGGTTTTGTTCGACCTGGATTCAGCACTTCCCAATTCGTTGATTGGCGATAGCCTTCGGTTGCAACAAGTCCTGATCAATCTGGCCGGCAACGCACTCAAATTCACGTTGACCGGGCAGGTCATCGTCAGCGTCGAGTTGTTGCAACGCGTGGATGCGACGGTACGCGTACGAATTGCGGTAACCGATAGCGGCATCGGCATCAGCGGCGAGCAGACGGGACGTATTTTCGAGGGCTTTAATCAGGCCGAGACGTCGACCACACGCCGTTTCGGTGGCTCAGGCCTGGGGTTAGTCATTTGCAAGCGCCTGGTCGGATTAATGGGCGGCGACCTTCAGGTTGAAAGCGAAGTAGGCGTTGGCAGCCGGTTCTGGTTCGACATCACGCTTGGCGTCGATGGCGCGAGCACGCCCGTTACCGCACCTGTCATCGACCGGCCTTTACGCTTGCTGGTAGCCGACGATAACCAGATGGCAGGAGAGCTGCTGGTCCGCACGGTCGCGGCGCTCGGATGGCAGGCGGACTTCGTGTGCGGTGGTATCGACGCAGTCAAAAAGATCAGCGAGTCGGTGCGCGCCGGGCAACCCTATGACGTGGTCTTGATGGATTGGCGCATGCCGGACCTGGATGGGCTGAACGCGGCAAAACTCATTCGCGGCGCGAAAGACGGCGTGCCTCTTCCAGTGGTCGTCATGGTCACCGCCTATGGGCGCGAAGTGTTGGCTGAGGCCCGCGATAGCGGAGAGGCGCCGTTTGTGGGCTTCCTGACCAAACCGATCACACCGAGGCAACTGAGCGACGTTGTACTGCGCGCGCTGAGCGCTGTGGGTACGCGGCCGCCCGAACTTCAGGAGCTGGCTTCCAGACCTGCGGCACGCCTTGCCGGGCTTAACCTGCTCGTGGTTGAAGATAACGCGCTGAACCGTCAGGTTGCCGAGGGAGTGCTAAGAGCGGAGGGCGCTCAAGTACAACTCGCCGAAGGCGGGATCGAAGGGGTGCGAAGGGCAACGACGGCAGGCATTCCGTTCGATGCGGTTCTGATGGATATCCAGATGCCGGATATCGACGGATTCGAAGCGACACGGCGTATTCGCGCGAACCCTCGCTGCGCCACGCTACCCATTATCGCGATGACGGCGAATGCATCGAACGCCGATCGACAAGCGTGTCTGCATGCCGGGATGAACGATCACGTCGGGAAACCAATCGACGTCGAGTTGCTGGTGTCGGTGCTGCATGCTCAAATCGACGGAAGAAAATCCCCGCTCGCGTTTGCACCCTATCAAGCGCCGTCCGGAGTGGAAGTGATAACGGAACCGCTGGTCGAAACCAAGGCTTCGATTGTCGCGCGGTTTGGTGGCAATATTGCGCTGATCAATAGTGTTCTGGATAACTTTGGGTCGCAGACGGAAAAGCAACTCATGTTGCTTAGCCAGCAAATCGCACACGGCGAGCCTCTTGGCGCCGCCTCGGTGCTGCATGCGATCAAAGGGACCGCAGGCACGGTGGGCGCGCGCGCGCTTTCGGCGCGGGCCGGCCAACTTGAGTATGATTTGCGCCACGCCGATGCGTCAGCAACGAACGTTGTCATCACTGACGAGGGCGTTGCCGATCTAAGAGATTTGCTGCGGGACAGCGTCACGGCATTGGCGCATGAATTTGAAGATGACACAATCGAGGCGCCGTTCATCGACCTTGTATTGCCGTTGGCGGAATGGAAGCTGCGCCTGAACGAGATAGTGGCGTTTCTCGAGTCGTCGAATTTGCAGGCCGTCGCGCTTGCCGAAGCGCTGGTTGCTCACACGGGTTCGGAACAGCGGGACCAATTCGATCAGTTCCTGATGCAGGTACGGGAATTGGATTTCGCGGTCGCGGCGCTCAGCGCGCGCGACATGCTGGAGCGTTCGTGA
- a CDS encoding RCC1 domain-containing protein — translation MRSWGCGSHGSCSRGTTTSQRSPRQLAPSPRANVAQVDAGR, via the coding sequence CTGCGTTCATGGGGGTGCGGATCTCATGGCTCATGTTCGCGAGGAACGACGACTTCGCAGCGCTCGCCGCGTCAGCTTGCTCCTTCGCCTCGCGCAAACGTAGCTCAAGTTGATGCTGGTCGGTAA
- the mdeB gene encoding alpha-ketoglutarate dehydrogenase, with protein sequence MTDLSSGTDQILSISRGREDSDPEETAEWLEALDAVTEHVGRDRAQYLYDRLAEHALSLGIESSRARVTPYINTIPVAEQPRYPGNLEIEEKLAAALRWNALAMVVRANKAYGELGGHIASYASAADLFEVGFNHFFRAAAPDAGEGTGGDLVYFQPHSSPGVYARAFLEGFLSEEHLQHYRQEIAGPGLCSYPHPWLMPDFWQFPTGSMGIGPINSIYQARFMRYLQNRGLAKTQDRKVWGFFGDGEMDEPESIGALSLAAREQLDNLVFVINCNLQRLDGPVRSNGRIIDELEAQFIGAGWNVIKVLWGSDWDALFARDQTNALLRAFAHTVDGQFQTFSANDGGYNRERFFGQNPELAALASHLSDEDIDGLRRGGHDVRKLHAAYAKALSHRGQPTVILAKTMKGFGMGTSGQGRMTTHQQKKLGFDDLKAFRDRFRLPLSDADVEAVKFYKPAENSPEMQYLHARRAGLGGYLPRRRRAASKGLIVPSITTWGQFAIDAAGKEMSTTMAIVRMFGTLMKDATLGPRVVPVVADEARTFGMANMFRQVGIYSPLGQLYEPEDLGSMLYYREDTKGQILEEGISEAGAMSSWIAAATSYSVHDLPMLPFYIYYSMFGFQRIGDIIWAAADQRARGFLIGATAGKTTLGGEGLQHQDGSSHLVASTIPNCRAYDPAFAYEVAAIVDEGMREMVERQRDVFYYVTVMNENYAQPSVPGGNLEMLREGILKGMYPLATKPDATARVQLLGAGAILGEVIAAQRMLRDEWGIEAAVWSVTSFTELQRDGMASERLARLGETAPAPYVSTMLGASRGPVIAATDYVRAVPELIRAYVPRRYVTLGTDGFGRSDTRQALREFFEVDRASIVIAALKALADDGEIDIAIVRKASQQYGKAGSVLGAPWQR encoded by the coding sequence ATGACTGATTTATCCAGCGGAACCGATCAAATTCTTTCCATATCCCGAGGTCGCGAAGACAGTGATCCGGAGGAAACCGCCGAATGGCTGGAGGCGCTGGACGCAGTCACGGAACACGTCGGTCGTGACCGCGCGCAATACCTTTATGACCGCCTCGCCGAGCATGCGCTGTCGCTGGGTATCGAGTCGTCGAGGGCACGCGTCACGCCCTATATCAACACCATTCCCGTGGCGGAGCAGCCGCGTTATCCGGGCAATCTGGAGATAGAGGAAAAGCTCGCCGCCGCGTTGCGCTGGAATGCGCTTGCCATGGTCGTGCGCGCTAACAAGGCTTATGGCGAACTGGGCGGCCATATTGCGAGCTATGCCTCCGCGGCCGATCTCTTCGAAGTGGGCTTCAACCATTTCTTCCGCGCTGCAGCGCCGGACGCGGGCGAAGGCACGGGCGGCGATCTCGTGTACTTTCAGCCGCACTCATCGCCGGGCGTTTATGCACGCGCGTTCCTCGAAGGCTTTCTTAGCGAAGAGCATTTGCAGCACTATCGGCAGGAGATCGCAGGACCGGGGCTGTGTTCGTATCCGCACCCGTGGCTCATGCCGGATTTCTGGCAGTTCCCTACGGGCTCAATGGGTATCGGTCCGATCAACTCGATCTACCAAGCGCGCTTTATGCGTTACCTGCAAAACCGCGGCCTTGCAAAGACGCAGGACCGCAAGGTGTGGGGCTTCTTCGGCGATGGCGAGATGGACGAGCCGGAATCGATCGGCGCGTTGTCGCTGGCTGCGCGCGAACAACTCGACAACCTCGTGTTCGTCATCAATTGCAACCTGCAGCGGCTCGACGGTCCGGTGCGCAGCAACGGCCGGATTATCGACGAGCTGGAAGCGCAGTTCATTGGCGCGGGCTGGAACGTGATCAAGGTCTTGTGGGGTTCGGACTGGGACGCACTCTTTGCACGCGACCAGACGAACGCGTTGCTGCGTGCTTTTGCACATACGGTCGATGGCCAGTTCCAGACCTTCTCGGCGAACGACGGCGGTTATAACCGCGAGCGTTTCTTCGGCCAGAATCCCGAGCTTGCCGCATTGGCTTCTCATCTCAGCGACGAGGATATTGACGGCCTGCGTCGCGGTGGCCACGACGTGCGCAAACTCCATGCGGCTTATGCGAAAGCGCTGAGTCACCGAGGCCAGCCAACGGTCATCCTCGCCAAGACGATGAAGGGCTTTGGCATGGGAACATCGGGCCAGGGCAGGATGACTACGCACCAGCAAAAGAAGCTTGGCTTTGACGACCTCAAGGCGTTTCGCGATCGCTTTCGCCTGCCGCTTTCGGACGCGGATGTCGAAGCAGTCAAGTTCTACAAACCCGCGGAAAACAGTCCGGAGATGCAGTACCTGCACGCACGACGCGCAGGCCTTGGAGGCTATTTGCCCAGAAGGCGGAGAGCGGCGTCGAAGGGGCTGATCGTCCCTTCGATTACTACCTGGGGCCAGTTTGCAATCGATGCGGCAGGCAAGGAAATGTCGACCACCATGGCGATCGTGCGCATGTTCGGCACGCTGATGAAGGACGCAACGCTTGGCCCCCGCGTGGTGCCCGTGGTCGCCGACGAGGCGCGTACGTTCGGCATGGCGAACATGTTCCGGCAAGTTGGTATCTATTCACCGCTCGGGCAGTTGTACGAGCCGGAAGATCTTGGTTCCATGCTGTATTACCGCGAGGACACCAAGGGGCAGATTCTCGAAGAGGGCATTTCGGAAGCGGGCGCAATGTCGTCATGGATCGCCGCGGCGACGTCGTACAGCGTTCACGATCTGCCCATGCTGCCGTTCTACATCTATTACTCGATGTTCGGCTTCCAGCGCATTGGCGACATCATCTGGGCGGCGGCGGACCAGCGCGCACGCGGCTTCCTGATCGGGGCGACCGCGGGCAAGACGACGCTTGGAGGTGAAGGGTTGCAGCATCAGGATGGCAGCAGTCATCTCGTGGCATCGACCATACCGAACTGTCGCGCGTACGATCCCGCGTTTGCCTATGAAGTTGCGGCTATCGTCGACGAAGGCATGCGCGAGATGGTCGAGCGCCAGCGCGACGTGTTCTATTACGTCACGGTGATGAACGAGAACTACGCGCAGCCATCGGTGCCTGGCGGTAATCTGGAGATGCTGCGCGAGGGCATTCTCAAAGGCATGTATCCGCTTGCGACGAAACCGGATGCCACGGCGCGGGTGCAGTTGCTCGGCGCCGGGGCGATTCTCGGCGAGGTCATCGCGGCGCAGCGGATGTTGCGCGACGAATGGGGCATTGAGGCCGCGGTATGGAGCGTGACCAGCTTCACTGAGTTGCAGCGTGACGGCATGGCGTCTGAACGGCTTGCACGGCTCGGCGAGACGGCACCTGCACCGTATGTGAGTACGATGCTCGGCGCATCGCGCGGCCCGGTGATCGCGGCAACCGACTATGTTCGCGCGGTGCCCGAATTGATCCGCGCGTACGTGCCGCGTCGCTATGTGACGCTTGGCACCGACGGCTTCGGTCGCAGCGACACCCGTCAGGCATTGCGCGAGTTCTTCGAAGTGGATCGCGCATCCATTGTGATCGCTGCGCTGAAAGCGCTAGCCGACGACGGTGAGATCGATATCGCAATAGTGCGAAAGGCGTCGCAGCAGTATGGGAAGGCGGGGTCGGTATTGGGCGCTCCCTGGCAACGGTAG
- a CDS encoding cation diffusion facilitator family transporter → MSSTSEHGREKHHAAFKAAQVSVLLNAALMTMQIVIGWLAYSDGLLADGVHTLADLAADGMVLAVLRLSATAVRRSANDQYDRVETIGSLLISILLIATGMETLWSSLGHAANAANAANASSVHASALVVAVFVIVAKEALFRYIMAVAKRTRSTLLVASAWHARSDAISALIAAVGILGSMAGLAISDRLAAAVIGIMIARIGVNLGLKAVKDSFSRPASETAGQ, encoded by the coding sequence ATGTCGTCGACGTCCGAGCACGGCCGCGAGAAGCACCACGCCGCCTTCAAGGCGGCCCAGGTAAGCGTTCTGCTAAACGCGGCCTTGATGACCATGCAGATCGTCATCGGCTGGCTCGCTTACTCCGACGGTTTGCTGGCCGACGGCGTCCATACGCTGGCTGACCTCGCGGCGGACGGAATGGTGCTGGCGGTCTTGCGCCTCAGCGCCACGGCAGTGCGCCGGAGCGCCAACGACCAGTACGATAGAGTCGAAACCATAGGATCACTACTGATCTCCATCCTCTTGATCGCAACAGGAATGGAAACCCTGTGGAGCAGTCTTGGACACGCGGCCAATGCGGCTAATGCGGCTAATGCTTCCAGCGTTCATGCAAGCGCGCTGGTCGTGGCGGTGTTTGTGATCGTCGCCAAGGAAGCGCTGTTTCGATACATCATGGCCGTCGCTAAGCGCACCCGTTCCACCCTTCTCGTTGCGAGCGCCTGGCATGCGCGCTCGGACGCGATCTCGGCATTAATAGCCGCGGTTGGCATTCTCGGTAGCATGGCCGGCCTGGCGATATCGGATCGTCTGGCCGCTGCGGTCATCGGCATCATGATTGCACGCATAGGCGTGAACCTCGGCTTGAAAGCCGTCAAAGACTCTTTCAGTCGACCCGCCAGCGAAACCGCCGGGCAATAA
- a CDS encoding sulfite exporter TauE/SafE family protein — MTSPDLVRVAAIALTFLIAGTVKGVTGMGLPTVAMGVLGTLMLPVEAASLLILPSFVTNVWQLLAGPRLGALVRRFWLMMAGIVIGTVAAASFIAGSGGVWAVTGLGAALMLYAASGLLSWHVTVPPRHEQRLSPVIGVVTGLVTGGTGVFVVPAVPYLQALDLKKEDLVQALGLSFTVSTVALAIGLARASAFTTADLTSSLLAVVPALLGMWIGQRIRGRISPATFRRWFFICMLALGLQLLLRHLI; from the coding sequence ATGACCTCTCCTGACCTCGTTCGCGTCGCTGCCATTGCGCTGACCTTCCTGATAGCCGGCACTGTCAAAGGCGTCACGGGCATGGGGCTTCCGACCGTGGCGATGGGTGTGCTCGGAACCCTCATGCTGCCAGTCGAAGCGGCTTCCCTGCTGATCCTGCCGTCGTTCGTCACCAACGTCTGGCAGCTTCTGGCAGGTCCACGCCTGGGTGCGCTTGTGAGGCGCTTCTGGCTGATGATGGCGGGCATTGTGATCGGCACGGTAGCCGCGGCTTCGTTCATTGCCGGCAGCGGCGGTGTCTGGGCCGTGACCGGGCTCGGGGCCGCACTGATGCTCTACGCTGCCTCCGGGTTGCTGTCCTGGCACGTCACAGTGCCGCCTCGGCATGAGCAGCGCCTGTCTCCTGTTATTGGCGTGGTGACCGGACTCGTCACTGGCGGAACAGGCGTTTTTGTTGTACCAGCGGTCCCCTATCTTCAAGCGCTCGATCTAAAAAAAGAAGATCTCGTCCAGGCGCTCGGACTATCATTTACGGTATCGACCGTGGCATTGGCGATCGGGCTTGCTCGCGCAAGCGCGTTCACAACCGCCGATCTCACCAGCTCGCTGCTCGCCGTCGTCCCTGCCTTGCTCGGTATGTGGATCGGTCAACGCATACGCGGCCGCATCAGCCCCGCGACCTTTCGGCGCTGGTTCTTTATCTGCATGCTGGCGCTCGGTCTTCAACTGCTGTTGCGGCATTTGATTTAA